In Cryptomeria japonica chromosome 1, Sugi_1.0, whole genome shotgun sequence, the sequence cttatcatatcattaagtgattccttttcatcattctcattttgcaatttttcacaaagttctcttctcttatttcttgctatagtaaaattttcttgaagtgtctgaataatatcctgagctacccttaaatcatcttctagtttgatatttttcaatttctctacatcatagtctgtaagagctccttcaagttgcttcatcagattttccatctttaccggtgtcaagatcttcctcaagctgttaggcttctgaaaatagaggaccaggctttgataccaattgttaggggtcccacagatactgagagggggggggggggggggggtgaatcaatatctaactgatgatttgaatttcttaacttaaaacatgcagaacataatataatagtgtaccggtatgcaagaaataatgcaataaatagaatcaagtacatccacatgaaaagtacaccataacacaagatgttaacaaggaaacccgatgtgggaaaaactttggtgggatttgtgactcacaatattcactcactggccaataagagaatattacttacaataggggcctgcacatgtaggaaggccaactgcctagagctcactgctcaatgggaagtctcattgacttataataaggattatacaaatccaatatcttgtactgctttacaatagcatcttcaatgcctgattcagtaccggttcctgctctattctttacatatacccttgacctatatttcgcacattaggtctgcctaatatattccttaatgcttctacttcacattcttccattacaaaatgtctacaatgatctcttttatatataagagtcattttacaatttgccaagttggcttacaataataaacaaaatattatataacaaaaatcccgtcggcctctgtgtcggtatacttcctttcttctatgccggtgtcggtgtcctgagtgccggtgtagagtgtgatctgttgatgctggtataatgtctttgttggtgccataggattgcaaggttgccatcaatgacaaaaccttcaatcacatacaatgtctcattggagtgtgcatatgccaacatatacaTTGTATGCTTGGCGTTTGAAGTGGGTTATATATAGAAGGTGATTCATTATGCTATAATAGTTCCTTCAAATTATCCTTGACAAAAGTAATGCAAAGTTACCTAGCTTCTCTTGGACCTTTCATTCTAAACTGATGTAGGGGCATGCAAACTAACTGGTGAGCCAACatcaataaattattaaaatatttcatattTTCTAGTTTAATGTTTTCTTTATTCCTACTAGTTTTTGATGTTATCTTTAGGAAAAAATTTAGATGCAAGTTGGCCAATTTGAAGATATCATTTGGTAGAAGATTCTAGTGGACGTCTCTAGTTTTTGTTTGGAAAAAATGGAGTAAAATTATCAAAGTTATGTTTGTTCAGAGGTTTGGGCCTAGTTAAGAACTAAATAAGAGCTTAGGGGATTTATAGTAACCATTGGAACCATTAATAGTTCCTATTATTTTTAGTTTctatagagcccctccccgatcaagctctggttaacctagtttgaccatggttgaccttattaatagttTGCATGGATGGTTGGAACACTAAGTAAAGATGCTTTGATTCAACATGACAGACTATGTTAGATAGATAAATTAGTGAATATTGACCCCTTGGGGATAATTAGACATAATTTGCTTTTGTATAAtatatatgttaggggtttggggtCCTATCCCGAACCCATCATAAGAATATCTTTCATTTCTATTATGGACTTATCTTTCAAGATAGAACCTTGATACATCATGGTCATGAGACCTCTTAACACATGATATTCATCAAAACTAGTGGATATGATGTATTCCACATTATGCTTGATTTCAATACTTATTCTTAGTGATGTTCTAATCTTTTGATGCATGCTTGTTTGGTGATAGTTTTATATGATTTCATTGGTGTTGCAATGAGTGTATGATCACATGTGAATTGTTGGGAAAAGTATTTGAACTATGGTATGGAATCGTCTTACCTTGcaatgcatattttgatgctacgtGTTTGACGTGTATTTCCCcgcatgtatatatatgcatattgtgTTGGACCTACTGATGTCTGAATTGAGATGTGTAGGATATTaacccatgtgaccatggaattacaCGGGAGATCTAGGGACAAACCTATGTTCGTTAGTAAAGCTaaagtttgtctatttggagagacaacacttgGTATATGATGTATTTATATTcgtaaatgtgaatgcttgaatgtgtgttcaatttgtaattgttaattttgttaattccaaacaaaggacatgccaagtgtattatagtgatgtgtattttatggtgtcacttgacacttgtgttgtgatgtgagttggcaatgacatgtcctttggaGGGAATTTGTGTAACCAATGCATTATTCAAATATCTTGCCATGGTCCCAAAATACCCCTTGGTTAGAGAGCCTTTGGATTGATCAAATGAAGGTTGACCCATAGGTagactttaggtgggtttttggggggtcaaactaactcctatagttgtGGTTAAGTCACTTTTAAAGGCCCACTtggtatacctatgggtaagggacatTTTTTATCCTTTTAACCACTCAGAtgtgattgccaagtcacttcaaaagtgggttttccaagatggacgaaatttCAGCTTTTTGAAGATTGACCcttggtaagacaaccttccatttcAGTGATTGATGCTCTTCCCCACCTTTCACTTACCTTTTTAGTTTCCACTTTAAGGAACCTTGTAagaaggttgggaagaccaacatatgggatctcacatcctttccaaggaagctGGGAGAAGTGAGGAGAGTCTACTTAGGTGAAGAAGTTGAAACTTTGTTtttcatcacccactctccaattttGGAGACCACGAATTATTGAAGGATTTTTCATTGTGAGAAGAAAATTTGAGCTAATTAAGGAGGCTTTTTGCTAGTTGCATTTTGGGCTAGGTTGGGATTGGAAGCTCCTCATCAAAACACAATCCATTGTAATAGTTGAGGTTGGTGCATTGTCACCCATAGGATTAAAATGCACAATCTTGTATTTTATAtgaaatctgaatgtaaatataTGTGTATAAGTATGTCTTAGAGTTTTTATGTTACAATGAATCAAGTTGATTTGgtatttatttttgtatggatttcattttaattgttgtttatgggagtcaagaccaaactcacccttgggagggcagagtagtcttggggtgaaggaagtatGACAGTcatagggtgtagagtctctcttccgGGAAGAGAGGGAAAACAAGGATCTTAGATCcttgatgtaatttttttttttgtaaatttttggggtcataaggggaggatTTGACATGTTGCCTTCAAGGGTCATAAGGGTTTTGTGTTGGGTCATGAGAGACCAAGTgagagagaaagaaaataaaaaaagaaatagagaaagaaaaattgttgtttatgatgaaatttattGGATAATGTTATGAGAGCATTTGTTAGCTCATTTCTATGGCAGATCTCCCCTtgatatttggtccaccttcacccctaatGTAAAATGTCACTTTGATGACTATGTGTTAAGCCTGGGTTAGGAATTTTGTGTTGAATGCTTTCCCCATGAAATCAGGAAAATGAatgtgtgtttgaatgcatgtgtaAACTATTTGGCATCTAGTTCTCCCAAGCTtaggggtggcctcttgtaggcctaggttgagaggtgagcctccatggtcacaacacaAAGGAGTTTATTTGTAGGTCTGCAATTTGGCTATTAGGAGTTGGAATAAGAAACAAAATTATGTTGCAGGAAATAGATGATTATTCCATGTGTCTTGACATGTATTGCAACATGCACATTATTTGAACAAGTAGGGAATTTGTTTATTTGTATTATAGAAAAGTAATGTGAAAGAAAGACCTATGTGTTCTTTATTCTACCATTGGGAACACAAAAAGCTATTTGTAAAATGAAAATTTTTTGTTCTATTAATGTTCATTTatttattaacaaagagatggagTTAAgatatgcattatttatatgttgtaaCCTTTATTTGAAAAGAAAGTAAAGCTGGAAATGATTTATTTCTTAAATAGTGTTTAGTTGTTTTTTTCTTCAGATTTTAGTTAATGAGAAAATCAATGATTCTATGATGTTTTCTAAGCTAGTATTACACTATTTATTTTATATCTCAAAGTTAGATTTATTCCTAGTTGAGTATTTCAATTGACAACTTAGAAAGAGAAAAGTGTTCCTAAAATCTGCATTCTCCATTAATGTCTAAATGAGTGTTAGCATGGAATAACTCTTCATTTAAATCTGATTTTAAATTAAGTATTATTCTACATTATATCTTGCCAAAAAGTTTATTCTTGTAAAATTAAAGGAAGGAATTTGTTTCAATTTTTGTTTACATTTAGTAGCCTTAAAGTAAACTGAAACTGCAAGAAAAAATAACAGTTTAGATTTAATCTAAGGAAAAGAGATCTTAATACCAAACAATAGATAAGGAATGCATCTCATTTTTTGTTTCACATTTTAGCATATAGTCAAGGATCTAAACTACAGAGTTATTATGTTAAAGCAAGCATTAGAGAACCATATTTTAATAGAACAAAACAAAGAAAACCATGGGAGCAGATTTAACCAAACTCCCTGTTTTGTGTTGGGGTTAGAAAGGAGGAAGAACCTCTATGGAAGGGagatttcctctctctctctctctctctcacacacacacacacacacacacacattccccCTCTTTAATCCCTACATTAATATTTAAGCAACAATTTCTTCTAAGGAAAGATAAAAGGGGGAACTATTTAAAAACTACATTTGATGAAAAAGAATGAGACTTAAATCAACATTTAAACAATCTGCATATGTTTCCAAACTTGAGATTTTTTTGTTAAATAGATcataggtttatatatatatatatacatatgaatatgtatatatataaaattttaattatacaaaatctattttttaataCAACCTATATGTCTGAACAGATTAGAaaacatttcatgtatatattaaaCTGGGAGATGGGGAACATAATTAtacaaaaaatatacatatataaatacatatatacattccagtatatatatatatatatatatcatcgtATTTTGGGCCGATTTTAAAAactgcctaatttttttttttgcttcaacCAAAGATTGCGGAAGAGGGTGGACATCACATTATGAGGTGTCGTCATAGAATGTGACAGACACCACAATATATGGTGTCGCCATAGTTAGTGGTGAACACCACAATATGTGGTGCTGCCATAGTCGGTGGTGGACACCACAATCTGTGGTGCCGCAACAGTCGGTGGTGAACATCATAGTTTGTGGTGCCGCCACAGTCGGTGGTGGACATCATAGTCTGTGGTGCTGCCACAAACTGTGGCAAATGCCACATACTATGGCACAACCACAATACTCTATGCCACTGCGGGGCTCAACCTCTGCCATTGCTACCCTCCAACTTGCTGCATGTAATCTCTTTCACCGCTGCCATGAAACAGTTGGCTCTGCATCAACCAGtcagaaaaaaataaaacaaaagtaaAAGGGGATTTCATGCTACATGAAAACCCTAACCCgatttagagttagggttagattgaaaggaatagaaaaaagaagaagatatgaTAATAAAGATATAAAGAGATTATAATTAGATGATCTCATCTCATATAAAAATATaggaaaccttaattagggttttaaaagaatagtatataaaaagggtattaaaattttgaaatttaaagtaAGGATATTGGGGGGTAATTCCCCAttgttaataattttaattatatatatatataattaaatttaattttagagGAGATTAATTGATTATTTGGAATTTGGTATGATAATTTTAAGAGGGGTTTTAATTTAATGAGGTAATTTTAGTGTTTTAGGATGACATTAATTTTAAAATCGTTAAGGGGGTAATCTTATTGATAATGCATATTTAAATCTTATTAAGGGGGAATTATAATTCAATAATGAAAGATATATTTTCAGACAACATTATTAATGATGTGGTTATTTTAATGACGTTTGGGACCTtgcatttatttgatcaattaattaatatatttttttgatcggtaattttgtTATATTGATTTTCAAAAGTAGCTACATTCAAACAGGGCCATTCAGATTTCAACATCAGCCCAAAATTTTAGTTCAAACCTACTGTGTAGAGTTCCAACCGGAAATAGAAGTAAAAACAGTACTATGCAGTCATGCACAAAATATTACAGTCATCTagaaatattgtttttttttaaaaactataaaGCATAAAACAAAAAAGCAGATTTTTGGCACCGTGATCACTCAGTCCGAATCGCTCTAGTTCGGCTTCTTCACCTCCTCATCTGCAATCTCTGCCAAAGCTTTCCCTTTGGCTGCTTCAGTCTTCATCTTCAGAATGCAGTCCAGGTTCCCAAAGTCTGGGTCACCTTCGAGGCTAGCTAGGAATTGAACCGCTCTCCCCTCCTCGAAATGGTCACAAAGCTCTCTTCCCACCTCCATGCGCGCCACCACCTTGAGAGCCTTTAGGACCTCATTTGTTCGTATCAACTTGACACAaagcttcatggcttcccaaccAATTCAAGCTCGTTCCCTGCATTGCTCCATTAACCAATTCTCTGGTCCTCTGACAAACGGTAGTATCTCCTCTGCTGCCTCTCCTTCTCGGATATGAATTCTGGTATGAGGGATTACCCATTCTAGGATGGAATCAAGATTAATCAAGTAGTCCCCGTCAACAAGCTTTTTCATTGTAAGCTTGACTTTCTCCACTTCGGGTTCAAATTCGCAAGCCTAGGCCATTATCAAAGAATAGacctccatgtttgtcctgtaCCTAAAATGGATATGCACCAATTCCTCCCCCAGCATTAGCTGAGTCACACTCCACAACTTTTCTTCCTTATATTTAAAGAGGCCTTGCATTCATTTGTCTGACACCATTCCCAGAAATGGGACCAATTTCTTCTCTGTTCTGAGAGTGAAATTAGCCTCCATCAGACCTGCTCAAACCCTGTTGAAACAAAAAATAGACTGCAGAGATACAACAAACCTTCATTAATCTAGTTTTTAACAAATACATTACTCAAAATTCAAAATAGTTATAAATTCGTTGTCGTTTGCGACAAGCCATCAATGCATAATCTATGATATTAACGGAAAGATATTTCATGGCAGATTTACTGCCCACCACCATTTTGTCGAACAACTCCTTTGTGCTTTTGAACTGCCACATTAATTACGCTGTTTGTGATAGTGATTACTTGTCCTTTCTAGCTAGCTTGCTAGCTTACTGGCTTGTGCTTCTCAGACTGCATTAAATCCACTTCCATACTTTGCCAGTTTCCGACCACCACTTCACCACTTGACTTGTCATGTCACATCCAATATTGGAGAGGAGGTCTGCCACTACATTGGCAGCTCTCCTAACATGGGAGACCCAAAAATCCTCAAAAGAAGTGAGTTTTTCTCATATTATCTCCACCCAATGAGATAGTTTCCATGAGGGGGTGGTACCCTTCACTATTGCGTTGATCACTACTTGAGAGTCCCCTTCTAGGTGCACTTTTGGTACTTTCATGTTTATGGCCAATTTCGCGACCATTAGTCCCGCCTGTGCTTCAACTTCATTATTTGTCCCATTCTGAAGTCATCGAGCCCCCTTGAATAGAATAACCCCTTTATCATTTCTTGCGACTACTCCCACTCCTGAGATTCTTAGGTTtcccctagaagccccatcaaagtttattttaatCTAGTCCTTAGTAGGCGGTTCCCATTTAGCCTCTTCTTTTGTTGATTATAAAAAGGGATTAGCCCTCTGGGACCCATTAACGGGTTGGCAGTTCACAAGCGGCCAACTTGCTTGGATTGCAATGTCTTCACTAGTATAAGGGTATTTTGCTTGATTATGATTTCTAGCTGCCGTTGACACTGATTCTATTATTGCTCTTTCAACTCTTGATAACAAACTCACTGGCGATTCCTCTTTCTCTTGGAAAATTCTTtggttcctttccttccaaatctcccaCACCACTAAAGATGGCACCACTAACCATACACTGGAAAAGACTTATCTACGGCTCGGTATATTCCAGCTAGAGAAAAGTTCAGTAACTTTATTAGGTAGAGGAGTTTGCCAACCTAACTTCCCTAATAGGAAGTTCCATACCCTTTGTGCTTCCTCACATTGTAAGAGCAAGTGATCCAGGGATTCCTCTGCCTTCTTACACATTACACATCTGAAAGGGCCCAAGAACCCTAGTCTGCACAATCTATCTCTTGTTAAGATGTTCTTTTTTAGAGAAAGCCATGTAAAGATTCCTACTTTTGGAAGAATTGGGGCACTCCACATCAACTTTAGGGGCCACTCCTTTTTTTCCTCCATGTTGACGAGAATGTTGTAACCAATCTTTACCAAATACTGTCCCGATTCTGAGCTGCACCATCTCAAAGTGTCCTCCTTTGTAGATAGCATAGGGGTGTACTCCTACAAAATCCTCTTTAGAATCTCCTTCTGATTTGCAGATAATGGAAGATTTCCTATCTCTTTCCATTCACAAACATCAACCCCTTGaattctccttttcaacaaaaagTCTCCTACCTTCTCTCCCCATTGATTTTTAGTCACTTGTTTAATGTTTTCAATGTCTTGTCTGTCTAAAAGAGCTGGTCTCCCTTCCCATGAATCTGTCCAGAAATTGGCCATTGCCCCATTACCTATTTCCCAAGTAAGATTTTCAGTGATAACATGTCTGCAGGAGGTAATAAAATTCCAAATGGCTGATCCTTTGGGTAAAATTGAAATTGTGAATATTCGTTCCCTGCTAATCTAGTCTAGATACTTATGCTTTAGAATTTGAGCCCATTTCTGGTTTGGCTTAGTATAGATCTGCCAAAGCACTTTTGCCCCCATAGCTTCATTTAAAAGCTTCCAATTCCTTATTCCTACTCCCCCTGCCTGTTTATCTTGACAAAATTTATCCCACGCAACCAAAGGAATTTTGTCATTTACCTCTTTGCCATTCCACATAAATTTTCTCATTCCCCTGTTAATAAAAATTATCACTTTCTCTGGGATTTTGAGGGCTATCATGGAGAATATGGGAAGAGTAGAAAGGACCACTTTAAGCAGCATGATCCACCCTAATAACGAAATCCATTTGCTCTTCCAACCTTCCAAACAGTTTGCACAAGCATCAATGAGGTTATTCCACAGGTTTGGGTTGTTCCTCCCTCCAAAAAGGGGGGTACCAAGAAATTTTCCAAGAAGGTTTCCCCTTCTGAACCCTAAGATATTTGAGATTACTTGCTATCTGTCTATCTTTGTATTAAAGAAAAAAACTTCCAATTTGGTCCAATTAACTTGTTGTCCACTTGCTTTGCAAAAAACATTTAATGTCTTTCTCATCACTCTGGCCTTGCTGATGAGTCACTGGGTCCATCCCTTCCATAATTTTGATGCCTTTCCATCTCCCTCGCTGTTGCTATGATTGAATTAATCTTCCCAGTACTTCTGCTAGAATAATGAATAGGAAAGGTGATAATGGGTCCCCTTGTCTAAGACCCCGTGTGGTTTGAAAAAAGCCTTGAGGGCTACCATTGACCAAAATCGAAGTCCACACCCCCCAATGCAAGCCCTAATCCAACTAGCCCATTCTTTGGAGAAGCCAAACCTCTGTAATACCTGGATAAGAAACTCCctatccaccatgtcataagcttttcTAATATCTAATTTAATCATCATTCAATCTACCTTCGCTTGGCGGACTATGTGAATTGCCTCATGCACAATAATTATCCCTTCCACAATCGACCTACTTGGAACAAAGCCACTCTATTCTTCTGAGATAATCAGGTTTAAAATGGGTTTTAATCTATTTGTCATCACTTTAGTAACGACTTTGTAaatggtgttacataaagagatTGGTTGAAATTCACTGAAATTAGCGGGGTGTTCCACCTTAGGAATAAGGGCAATGAGTGTGCAATTAAGCTCTTTTGCCACACTCGCCCTACTTTGAGATTCCTCCACTACTTCCCACACCTCAAATCCTACCACCTCCCAAAAATTTTGATAGAAAAAAGTTGAGAAACCATCCAGCCTCGATGCTTTATCCCCTTCCATACTGAAAACCGCATTCCTAACCTCCTCAACTTGAATTGGTTTCATCAGTGCTTGATTCTATGCAGCTATTATCAACTCCAAGATAACATTCAATCCTTGTTGCTACTATTCCACATTAGATTCATTATCCTTGGATAATAAAGTTAGAAAGAAATCCACCACCTCTTTATTGATATCTTCCACTATATCTAAAACAACATTCTCACTATTGAGAATGGTCGTGATTTTGTTCCTGGATCTTTTCGCTTTAACCGAGttgtgaatttttttgtatttttgtccccttccttAAGCCAGTACTCTCTCAATTTTTGCCTCCAATAAATCTCCTCTCGAGCTAACACTTTGCTATATTGTCCTTTAAGTTCTCGTTCCTATCAAAATTTCTTTGATGTCATCCCTTTTTGAATTATATCTTCTTGCAAGCTTGCTAATCTGTCCTCCAGATCCCTTTTATTAGCCAAAATGTTGCCAAACTTCACTAGATTCCATTCTTTAATTTTTGACTTAATGAATTGTAACTTCTTAACAAAAATGAAGGCCTTAGATCCACATACCTTTGGAGCCCCTGACCACCAACCATTAATTAACTCCCTCTGGCTTTGATCCCTCAACCATAGTTTTTCAAATTTAAAGGGGCATCTGATGGGGGGACCATCCACGGTTATAGATAGCTCCACAGGTAAGTGGTCATAGATAGTCATTGGATGGACATTTGAGGCAAAGAGGAGATTGGTTTCCACCCAAGGCCCTCCTAAGAAAAAATGGTCCAGCTTCTCTGCAACATGCTGTCCTGAGATCCTTCGATTTGACCATGTATACTGGTCTTCCTTGGACTTGATTTCCATGAGACCATTTTCTGTTACAAATTTTTGAAAATGTGCTAGGTTCGCAGGAATTTCGCCGTTGCCCCCTAGTTTATCACTTAGTTCCAAAATAGCATTGAAGTTACCCTCGATGATCAGAAGATCCCCCTCCAAATCCCCAATGAGGGAGGACAGGGTTCTCCAAATTTTTTTTTGCAGCGTAGATTTTGACGGTCCATAAACATTGATTATTGTGAAGTCAACATTTAGAGGATAAGAGTGGAACTTACATACCTGCCACATATTGGAGACCATAACTTCCTCCACCTTTTGAATATTTGCATTCCAGAGGATACCCAACCCTCCCAATGCACCCTCCAAATCTACAAAGACCCCCGACCACTGCTTCCAAGTTCCCATAAGAGTCTTCGCTTCCATTTTATCCATCTTTGTTTCTTGTAAAAGAACTACATCTAGCCGTAATTGATCCAACCCTCATTTGATCAATCAATGTTTATCAAGGGTATTAtagcccctgacattccaggttATGATTTTCATTGTCCTTTAGGAAGGGTGACCCCCTTCCCTACTGTCAATTTACATTGGACTTTTGCACTACCAACCATTGCAATCTTGAATTGGTTTGACTTTCTGCCTCTCAATCTCTTTGCTCCTATTCATACCTTGGTACATGATGGTTCTGATTGCTCTATAGTTCTAATCTCCATAATGTCTTTCTCATCCATCCAACCCCATTCATCCTCCTCCTCAATTCCATCTAGCTCTCTATTATTTTTGTCTTCCTCTTTATCCGACCTCGAACCAATTTCCTTCTTCGAAAGCTGAATCGGCTCCACATTGATTCCTGC encodes:
- the LOC131857407 gene encoding uncharacterized protein LOC131857407; the encoded protein is MEAKTLMGTWKQWSGVFVDLEGALGGLGILWNANIQKVEEVMVSNMWQVCKFHSYPLNVDFTIINVYGPSKSTLQKKIWRTLSSLIGDLEGDLLIIEGNFNAILELSDKLGGNGEIPANLAHFQKFVTENGLMEIKSKEDQYTWSNRRISGQHVAEKLDHFFLGGPWVETNLLFASNVHPMTIYDHLPVELSITVDGPPIRCPFKFEKLWLRDQSQRELINGWWSGAPKVCGSKAFIFVKKLQFIKSKIKEWNLVKFGNILANKRDLEDRLASLQEDIIQKGMTSKKF